A single window of Vigna unguiculata cultivar IT97K-499-35 chromosome 1, ASM411807v1, whole genome shotgun sequence DNA harbors:
- the LOC114175786 gene encoding protein FATTY ACID EXPORT 1, chloroplastic, with the protein MSANMAAATAISQLGCFSAAHRSIHLRRRSLLFPSPRSKLSVVMSLERHDTDTAGTDTKNTLSYAADVSKLHVEEKQNSYSTKEDHDTEKTGFGQEIQESVDQPKKTAKIHDFCLGIPFGGFVLTGGIVGFLFSRSPATLSSGVLFGGALLFLSTLSLKVWRQGKSSLPFILGQAALSGILIWKNFQSYSLAKKIFPTGFSAIISSAMLCFYFYVLISGGNPPPKKLKPSSSTA; encoded by the exons ATGAGTGCAAACATGGCCGCGGCTACCGCGATTTCTCAGCTCGGATGCTTCTCCGCCGCCCACCGTAGCATACACCTACGCCGCCGCTCGCTTCTATTTCCTTCCCCTCGCTCCAAG TTATCAGTTGTTATGAGTCTGGAGAGGCATGACACAGATACTGCTGGGACTGATACCAAAAATACACTAAGTTATGCAGCTGATGTGTCAAAGCTACATGTTGAAGAAAAGCAGAACTCATATTCAACAAAAGAGGACCATGATACTGAAAAAACAGGGTTTGGACAGGAAATACAAGAAAGTGTTGATCAACCGAAAAAGACTGCAAAAATCCATGACTTCTGTTTAGGCATTCCCTTTG GTGGATTTGTTTTAACTGGAGGGATTGTTGGGTTCCTTTTTTCACGTAGTCCTGCAACACTGAGCAGTGGTGTGCTCTTTGGTGGTGCTTTACTGTTCCTCAGTACCCTTAGCTTGAAGGTCTGGAGGCAAGGAAAATCAAGCTTACCATTTATTCTAGGACAAGCAG CATTGTCAGGGATTCTTATCTGGAAGAACTTCCAGAGTTACTCATTG GCAAAGAAAATATTTCCAACTGGCTTTAGTGCTATTATAAG ttctGCAATGCTGTGCTTTTATTTCTATGTGCTTATCTCTGGAGGAAATCCCCCACCTAAGAAATTGAAGCCATCTTCCAGCACTGCATGA